Proteins encoded within one genomic window of Humulus lupulus chromosome 1, drHumLupu1.1, whole genome shotgun sequence:
- the LOC133815969 gene encoding pollen-specific leucine-rich repeat extensin-like protein 1: MDEEQPSLLIPDIHFSRIPPNRPHSNPPDMGRVKSTAQKKKPSKPSENQPASHAEIPSTRVELRVLMSQESKLKPNSEMLFDQMSNDMPAKRAFDLYAKLANKKKSNKRQSGKGCSNPSAKRSRTKDPPAPTPTKETTPPPASAREATPPFPVNPDPPSPVGQTPPPAPTDLTPPASTVQKPAGRRE, from the exons ATGGACGAAGAACAACCGTCATTACTTATTCCAGACATCCATTTTTCTCGAATTCCACCTAACAGACCTCACTCAAACCCTCCagacatgggtagagtaaaatccactgcccagaaaaagaaaccatcaaaACCTTCTGAAAACCAGCCTGCTTCTCATgcagaaattccctcgaccagggTAGAGCTGAGAGTACTCATGAGCCAAGaatccaaactcaagcccaactccgaAATGTTGTTCGACCAaatgtcgaatg ACATGCCTGCCAAACGAGCTTTTGACTTGTACGCCAAATTAGCGAACAAGAAAAAATCCAACAAGCGCCAGTCTGGGAAAGGCTGCAGCAATCCCTCCGCGAAGAGGTCTCGAACAAAAGACCCTCCTGCGCCTACTCCCACAAAAGAGACAACTCCGCCACCAGCTTCTGCTAGAGAGGCAACTCCGCCGTTTCCAGTAAATCCAGATCCCCCATCTCCAGTTGGAcagactcctccaccagctccaacCGACCTTACGCCTCCAGCTTCCACCGTCCAGAAGCCGGCTGGTCGTCGAGAATAA